A part of Candidatus Electrothrix aestuarii genomic DNA contains:
- the ppk2 gene encoding polyphosphate kinase 2, with protein sequence MADKKEKEAGKKKESPIKVKLLEGTAMKNMNKKEKKDRRAVWIKKATLDYEVELKSMQVELMKLQKHMKATGMRVLAIFEGRDAAGKGGTIKRITAFLNPRNTRVVALSKPSDTEITQWYFQRYAPHLPAAGELVLFDRSWYNRAMVEPVMGFCTDEQHKRFLKDVPLFEQMLVKDGILLFKFYFSVSKDEQSRRFESRKHDLLKQYKLSPVDNLAQQLWDKYSVKKFQMLNESNRTLTPWTIIRSDNKKKARINCMKHILSNIEYNKKIDPEKLIPDPEIVISGIDEIKHMERNLFQPTQLRG encoded by the coding sequence ATGGCGGACAAAAAAGAGAAAGAAGCGGGGAAAAAAAAAGAGAGTCCGATCAAGGTGAAGCTTCTTGAAGGGACAGCAATGAAAAATATGAACAAAAAAGAAAAAAAAGACCGCCGTGCCGTATGGATTAAAAAGGCCACCCTGGATTATGAAGTTGAGCTGAAAAGTATGCAGGTCGAACTCATGAAGCTGCAAAAGCACATGAAAGCCACTGGCATGCGGGTGCTGGCTATTTTTGAAGGTCGTGATGCCGCAGGCAAGGGTGGAACCATCAAGCGGATCACCGCCTTTCTCAATCCCCGAAATACCCGGGTGGTAGCTCTGTCAAAGCCCAGTGATACCGAGATAACTCAGTGGTATTTTCAGCGCTATGCCCCCCATCTTCCCGCTGCTGGGGAGTTAGTGCTCTTTGATCGCTCCTGGTACAATCGGGCAATGGTGGAGCCGGTCATGGGATTCTGCACTGATGAGCAGCATAAGCGCTTTCTTAAGGATGTGCCCTTGTTTGAGCAGATGTTGGTCAAAGACGGCATTCTTCTTTTTAAGTTTTACTTTTCTGTTTCCAAAGATGAGCAATCCCGAAGGTTTGAATCTCGCAAACATGACCTCCTCAAGCAGTATAAGCTGTCGCCAGTTGATAATCTGGCACAGCAGCTCTGGGATAAGTACAGCGTTAAAAAATTCCAGATGCTCAATGAGTCTAACCGCACCCTTACTCCGTGGACGATCATTCGGTCGGACAACAAGAAAAAAGCCAGAATAAATTGCATGAAGCATATTCTTTCCAATATTGAATATAACAAAAAGATAGACCCGGAAAAACTCATCCCGGACCCAGAAATTGTGATTTCTGGTATTGATGAGATCAAGCATATGGAAAGAAATCTTTTTCAGCCCACGCAGCTCAGGGGATAA